The proteins below come from a single Asanoa ferruginea genomic window:
- a CDS encoding glycosyltransferase, producing the protein MVSIVVAAHNEATVIGRTLRHLLAGAELGEFDVVVAANGCTDDTAGAARAVPGVRVVEVERASKPAALNAGDAAAASFPRIYLDADITLDAAGARALAAAVSGPSGVIAAAPRRVLDVKGRPLLVRAYFAVNGRLPAFRDALFGRGAIVLSKDARARFDEFPDQFADDLFLDALFAVGEKREIAAVRSVVATPTRTADLLRRLGRVRSANTTLREVSKNAGVAVRPVRKASWLVDVVLPRPWLWPAGACYAALTLLAERRARRTPAGAAWARDESTRS; encoded by the coding sequence GTGGTGAGCATCGTGGTCGCCGCGCACAACGAGGCGACGGTCATCGGGCGCACCCTGCGCCACCTGCTCGCCGGCGCCGAGCTCGGCGAGTTCGACGTGGTGGTGGCGGCCAACGGCTGCACCGATGACACGGCCGGGGCGGCCCGGGCGGTGCCCGGCGTGCGGGTGGTCGAGGTCGAACGCGCCTCGAAGCCGGCCGCACTCAACGCCGGCGACGCGGCCGCCGCCAGCTTCCCCCGGATCTACCTCGACGCCGACATCACCCTCGACGCGGCCGGTGCACGCGCGCTGGCCGCGGCGGTGTCCGGCCCGTCGGGCGTCATCGCCGCCGCACCGCGCCGGGTGCTCGACGTCAAGGGTCGGCCGCTGCTCGTCCGCGCCTACTTCGCCGTCAACGGCCGCCTGCCGGCCTTCCGCGACGCGCTCTTCGGCCGCGGCGCGATCGTGCTGTCCAAGGACGCCCGGGCGCGCTTCGACGAGTTCCCCGACCAGTTCGCCGACGACCTGTTCCTCGACGCGCTGTTCGCAGTCGGCGAGAAGCGCGAGATCGCCGCCGTCCGGTCCGTGGTCGCCACCCCGACCCGCACCGCCGACCTGCTCCGCCGGCTGGGCCGGGTGCGGTCCGCCAACACCACGCTGCGCGAGGTGTCCAAGAACGCCGGCGTGGCCGTCCGCCCGGTGCGCAAGGCATCCTGGCTGGTCGACGTCGTGCTGCCGCGGCCCTGGCTGTGGCCGGCTGGCGCCTGCTACGCCGCGCTGACGCTGCTCGCCGAGCGCCGGGCCCGGCGCACCCCGGCCGGCGCCGCCTGGGCCCGCGACGAGTCGACCCGCTCCTGA
- a CDS encoding alpha/beta fold hydrolase, with protein sequence MEQVRVQARGIDQNVLVAGPADGPPVLMIHGNCSSADFWRPLLGHLPPNLRIVAPDLRGYGATDAAPVDATRGLRDFADDVAALLDAPELFPAGAKPLVVAHSMGCGVAMQLLVDHPDRVGALLLEAPLSPYGFGGTRDLDGTPTTADFAGTGAGTANPDFVARLAAKDRGGDEPTSPRTVMRTAYVADPASLGDDEELLLDTVLSTVIGDDNYPGTSVASANWPGVGPGDRGVLNTMAPNHFRIAEALVAVPNKPHITWVRGDRDAIVSDTSLFDLSYLGSLGFVPGWPGAEASPPQPMVGQTRAVFDRYEAAGGGYREVVYAGCGHSPHLERPAEFVAELLDLVGPA encoded by the coding sequence ATGGAACAGGTGCGCGTGCAGGCCCGCGGAATCGACCAGAACGTCCTCGTCGCCGGCCCGGCCGACGGGCCGCCGGTGCTGATGATCCACGGCAACTGCTCGTCCGCCGACTTCTGGCGGCCGCTGCTCGGCCACCTGCCACCCAACCTGCGGATCGTCGCGCCCGACCTGCGCGGCTACGGCGCGACCGACGCGGCGCCCGTCGACGCCACCCGCGGCCTGCGCGACTTCGCCGACGACGTGGCCGCCCTGCTCGACGCGCCGGAGTTGTTCCCGGCCGGCGCCAAGCCGCTGGTGGTCGCACACTCGATGGGCTGCGGCGTGGCCATGCAACTGCTCGTCGACCATCCCGACCGGGTCGGCGCGCTGCTGCTCGAGGCGCCGCTGTCGCCCTACGGTTTCGGTGGCACTCGCGACCTCGACGGCACCCCGACAACCGCCGACTTCGCCGGCACCGGCGCGGGCACCGCCAACCCGGACTTCGTCGCGCGGCTGGCGGCCAAGGACCGCGGCGGTGACGAGCCGACCAGCCCGCGCACCGTGATGCGCACCGCCTACGTGGCCGATCCGGCGTCGCTCGGCGACGACGAGGAGTTGCTGCTCGACACGGTGCTGTCGACGGTCATCGGCGACGACAACTACCCGGGCACTTCGGTGGCCAGCGCCAACTGGCCCGGCGTCGGGCCCGGCGACCGCGGGGTGCTCAACACCATGGCTCCCAACCACTTCCGGATCGCGGAAGCGCTCGTCGCCGTGCCGAACAAGCCACACATCACGTGGGTACGCGGTGACCGCGACGCGATCGTCTCCGACACCTCCCTGTTCGACCTGTCCTACCTCGGCTCGCTGGGTTTCGTGCCGGGCTGGCCCGGTGCGGAGGCGAGCCCGCCGCAGCCGATGGTCGGGCAGACCCGGGCGGTGTTCGACCGCTACGAAGCAGCCGGTGGCGGCTACCGCGAGGTCGTCTACGCGGGCTGCGGCCACTCGCCGCACCTCGAGCGGCCCGCCGAGTTCGTCGCCGAACTGCTCGACCTGGTCGGCCCCGCGTGA
- a CDS encoding alpha/beta fold hydrolase — protein sequence MTDHRTQTVPVDGGELTVGVWGDEGPLVVAVHGITSHHLAWALVGADLAADHRVVAPDLRGRGHSRDLPGPYGMARHAADLAAVIQAYGGTATVVGHSMGGWAAVELARAYPMLVDRLVLVDGGPALPALPGVTADPTEDEITAVIAETIGHAYRRLTLTFPDHEAYRATWRAHPSFADWTETTAAYADYDLVAVDGGWQPACRLAAALEDARDLYAWRPVAPEPLPVPAVFLRAERGMFDQPEGMIAPGAATRAFPGIAESDVTGTNHYTIVLGAKGAAEVAGAVRRLS from the coding sequence GTGACCGACCACCGCACCCAGACCGTCCCGGTCGACGGCGGCGAACTGACCGTCGGGGTGTGGGGCGACGAAGGGCCGCTGGTGGTGGCCGTGCACGGGATCACCTCCCACCACCTCGCCTGGGCGCTGGTCGGCGCCGACCTTGCCGCCGACCACCGGGTCGTCGCGCCCGACCTGCGCGGCCGGGGGCACAGCCGGGACCTGCCGGGGCCTTACGGCATGGCCCGGCACGCCGCCGACCTCGCCGCGGTCATCCAGGCCTACGGCGGCACGGCCACGGTCGTCGGCCACTCGATGGGCGGCTGGGCGGCGGTGGAACTGGCCCGCGCCTACCCGATGCTGGTCGATCGGTTGGTCCTGGTCGACGGCGGCCCGGCGCTGCCGGCACTGCCCGGTGTCACCGCCGACCCGACCGAAGACGAGATCACCGCGGTCATCGCGGAGACGATCGGCCACGCCTACCGGCGGCTGACCCTGACCTTCCCCGACCACGAGGCCTACCGGGCGACCTGGCGGGCCCACCCGTCGTTCGCCGACTGGACCGAGACCACGGCCGCCTACGCCGACTACGACCTGGTCGCGGTCGACGGCGGCTGGCAGCCGGCCTGCCGGTTGGCGGCGGCCCTGGAGGATGCCCGCGACCTCTACGCATGGCGCCCGGTCGCGCCGGAGCCGTTGCCGGTGCCGGCGGTGTTCCTGCGGGCCGAGCGCGGCATGTTCGACCAGCCCGAGGGAATGATCGCGCCCGGCGCGGCGACCCGGGCCTTCCCGGGCATCGCCGAGAGCGACGTGACCGGCACCAACCACTACACGATCGTGCTGGGCGCGAAGGGTGCCGCCGAGGTCGCCGGCGCGGTCCGACGGTTGTCCTGA
- a CDS encoding aldehyde dehydrogenase family protein: protein MTATRAAGVPVVEDGALVSTNPATGEEVGRFPVADADDVARAVTRARDAAQWWVALGHAGRKARLLRWRALLAQRVEEAAALVSREGGKPVAEAIVETAAAIDHIDWAARNAKRVLGPRRVRGRLTLAEFSAHLEYQPMGVVGVIGPWNYPVVTPLGTVAYALAAGNTVVFKPSEYTPAVGQWLADTFAEIVPEQPVFQVVQGMGEVGAALCHAGVDKVAFTGSTATGKKVMAACAETLTPVLIEAGGKDALIVDDDADIAAAAEACVWGALTNAGQTCLAIERVYAVAPVYDRFVDEVVRRASALKVGYGEGFDIGPITMPKQIDVIRRHIDDALTRGGRAVLGGRDAVEPPYVRPTILVDVPEDSAAVREETFGPTLTITKVADLDEAVRLTNATSYGLGAAVFGKRRAVAAARRLRTGMASVNSVITFIGMSSLPFGGVGDSGFGRTHGDDGLREFSRAKAITTRRGPSALKSMTFERTPAQVARITKAIKMLYGRPGR from the coding sequence ATGACGGCTACTCGGGCTGCCGGCGTTCCGGTCGTCGAAGACGGCGCGCTGGTCTCCACCAACCCCGCGACCGGCGAAGAGGTGGGCCGGTTCCCGGTCGCCGACGCCGACGACGTGGCGCGCGCCGTGACCCGCGCCCGAGACGCGGCGCAGTGGTGGGTCGCGCTGGGCCACGCCGGCCGCAAGGCCCGGCTGCTGCGCTGGCGGGCGCTGCTCGCCCAGCGGGTCGAAGAGGCCGCCGCCCTGGTCAGCCGCGAGGGCGGCAAGCCCGTCGCCGAGGCCATCGTGGAGACCGCGGCCGCGATCGACCACATCGACTGGGCGGCCCGCAACGCCAAGCGGGTGCTCGGCCCCCGCCGGGTGCGCGGCCGGCTGACGCTCGCCGAGTTCTCGGCACACCTCGAATACCAGCCGATGGGCGTGGTCGGGGTGATCGGGCCGTGGAACTACCCGGTGGTCACCCCGCTCGGCACGGTCGCCTACGCGCTCGCGGCCGGCAACACGGTCGTGTTCAAGCCCAGCGAATACACCCCGGCCGTCGGGCAATGGCTCGCCGACACGTTCGCCGAGATCGTGCCCGAGCAGCCGGTCTTCCAGGTCGTGCAGGGGATGGGCGAGGTCGGCGCCGCGCTCTGCCACGCCGGCGTCGACAAGGTCGCCTTCACCGGCTCGACCGCCACCGGCAAGAAGGTCATGGCCGCCTGCGCCGAGACGCTGACCCCGGTGCTGATCGAGGCCGGTGGCAAGGACGCGCTGATCGTCGACGACGACGCCGACATCGCGGCCGCTGCCGAGGCGTGTGTCTGGGGCGCGCTGACCAACGCCGGGCAGACCTGCCTGGCGATCGAACGCGTCTACGCGGTCGCACCGGTCTACGACCGGTTCGTCGACGAGGTCGTCCGCCGCGCGTCGGCGCTCAAGGTCGGCTACGGCGAGGGCTTCGACATCGGCCCGATCACCATGCCCAAGCAGATCGACGTGATCCGCCGGCACATCGACGACGCGCTCACCCGCGGCGGCCGGGCCGTGCTCGGCGGCCGCGACGCGGTCGAGCCGCCCTATGTCCGGCCCACGATCCTGGTCGACGTGCCGGAAGACTCGGCGGCCGTGCGCGAGGAGACGTTCGGCCCGACGCTGACCATCACCAAGGTCGCCGACCTCGACGAGGCGGTCCGGCTCACCAACGCCACCAGCTACGGGCTCGGTGCCGCGGTCTTCGGCAAGCGCCGCGCGGTGGCCGCGGCCCGGCGGTTGCGCACCGGCATGGCCTCGGTCAACTCGGTGATCACTTTCATCGGGATGTCGTCCTTACCTTTCGGCGGCGTCGGCGACTCCGGCTTCGGCCGCACCCACGGCGACGACGGCCTGCGCGAGTTCTCCCGCGCGAAGGCGATCACCACCCGGCGCGGCCCGTCGGCGCTCAAGTCGATGACCTTCGAGCGCACGCCGGCCCAGGTCGCCCGGATCACCAAGGCGATCAAGATGCTCTACGGCCGGCCCGGCCGCTAG
- the nucS gene encoding endonuclease NucS translates to MRLVIARCSVDYVGRLSAHLPPATRLLMVKADGSVSVHADDRAYKPLNWMSPPCRIKEEPGVWRVVNKAGEELRITLEEIFQDTSYELGVDPGLVKDGVEAHLQELLAANPTTFGEGYTLVRREYMTAIGPVDLLCRDAAGGSVAVEVKRRGEIDGVEQLTRYLELMNRDPLLAPVAGIFAAQEIKPQARVLAEDRGIRCVVVDYDKLRGIVRDELTLF, encoded by the coding sequence GTGCGCCTCGTGATCGCTCGCTGCTCCGTCGACTATGTCGGTCGGCTCTCGGCCCACCTGCCCCCGGCCACCCGGCTGCTGATGGTCAAGGCCGACGGGTCCGTCTCGGTGCATGCCGACGACCGCGCCTACAAGCCGCTCAACTGGATGAGCCCGCCGTGCCGGATCAAAGAGGAGCCCGGCGTCTGGCGGGTGGTCAACAAGGCCGGCGAGGAACTGCGGATCACCCTGGAGGAGATCTTCCAGGACACGTCGTACGAGCTGGGTGTCGACCCTGGCCTGGTCAAAGACGGTGTCGAGGCGCACCTCCAGGAGTTGCTGGCCGCCAACCCGACCACGTTCGGCGAGGGCTACACGCTGGTCCGGCGCGAATACATGACCGCGATCGGCCCGGTCGACCTGCTCTGCCGCGACGCGGCCGGCGGGAGTGTCGCCGTCGAGGTGAAGCGGCGTGGCGAGATCGACGGGGTCGAGCAGCTCACCCGCTACCTCGAACTGATGAACCGCGACCCGCTGCTCGCCCCGGTCGCGGGCATCTTCGCCGCGCAGGAGATCAAACCGCAGGCGCGGGTGCTCGCCGAGGACCGCGGCATCCGGTGCGTCGTCGTCGACTACGACAAGCTGCGCGGCATCGTGCGCGACGAGCTGACATTGTTCTGA
- a CDS encoding tetratricopeptide repeat protein, giving the protein MTTAREVLTEARDAYYGGDLARARERAETIADLAADDATQAAALTILGLCAARADRAGEGLFIAAAERFARVPAIDRDHVGEYGCALALAGRPADAEPLLRRALAIGAGSADAWRCMGNVLVERGDLAAGRRTLSAALRAFPQDWLIAVALAEVVFLTSADPRASADAWAVAGSLCDSAGQAEVSYNAYGRAVELAPDDVNLLMQKAGACAALDEVDEVRALVARAQELAPTGFELAPLLVVLGSQLLTGAHQDVAADLLHRAIAAQPEHARAHAVLGELHRVTGAFDQAIEALDRAVALDPDDAYAIGTRGQVRLATERHDDAIDDLERASALQPGAEWIRYSAGEAYYVRARDEDFERALAHLGVAHELDPTNVRTLALIGYAHWHRRGADPGAMQAAEDALREAYGIRPDDPNLSYDFGLVLFDAGRYEEALERAEQAYAELPDDPNVRLLRGQALRATGEFERAIPDLEAAVSALPELGEAHGALGETYRVVGRNDEALVELGRAASIDPADGWSLASLGATRQALGDSPAALADLRRSLDLGAEPGFAVWWLCEALSATADIEAVVTEVAEQAARHPDNAKVQEVYADVLQNAGRHAEAVEVIERALAAEPNHVGLLRSLGWAQFALGDPARATEALERAVEAWPDATTITDLATIRARGDDVGEALRTIDRGLAVERTSVLLRLRCDVFAGLADWPAAHAAAVEAVAVEPVDAYAYWGLGRALRYLGRLPEALEAFQTMRERVPDNPMGPQGAGDVLWSIGQRAEAAPAYQEAIDLYERFGADQSWSRHGVGWCQHRLGRYAEAAETYQLALPASDERSPLLFDIGLNLLASGETVRAADAYAQGFGVLPAVPRTRVLGMLVAADEDLRVSVAAGIIEDTAQVTDVRERLAKELEARR; this is encoded by the coding sequence ATGACCACCGCACGCGAGGTGCTCACCGAGGCCCGCGACGCCTATTACGGCGGCGACCTCGCGCGGGCCCGGGAGCGCGCCGAGACCATCGCCGACCTGGCCGCCGACGACGCGACCCAGGCGGCCGCGCTGACCATCCTGGGCCTGTGCGCCGCGCGGGCCGACCGCGCCGGTGAAGGCCTGTTCATCGCGGCCGCGGAGCGGTTCGCCAGGGTGCCGGCAATCGACCGCGACCACGTCGGCGAATACGGCTGCGCGCTGGCCCTGGCCGGCCGGCCCGCCGACGCGGAGCCGTTGCTGCGCCGGGCGCTGGCGATCGGGGCCGGCTCCGCTGACGCCTGGCGCTGCATGGGCAACGTGCTCGTCGAGCGGGGCGACCTCGCCGCCGGCCGCCGCACGCTGAGCGCCGCACTGCGCGCGTTCCCGCAAGACTGGCTGATCGCGGTCGCGCTCGCCGAGGTGGTCTTCCTGACCTCCGCCGACCCGCGCGCCAGCGCCGACGCCTGGGCGGTGGCCGGCTCGCTGTGCGACAGCGCCGGCCAGGCGGAGGTGTCCTACAACGCCTACGGTCGGGCCGTCGAGCTCGCACCCGACGACGTCAACCTGCTGATGCAGAAGGCCGGCGCGTGCGCCGCGCTCGACGAGGTCGACGAGGTCCGCGCGCTCGTGGCGCGGGCGCAGGAGCTCGCGCCGACCGGGTTCGAGCTGGCGCCGCTGCTGGTCGTGCTCGGCAGCCAGCTCCTGACCGGCGCACACCAGGACGTCGCGGCCGACCTGCTGCACCGCGCCATCGCGGCGCAGCCCGAGCACGCCCGGGCGCACGCCGTCCTGGGCGAGCTGCACCGGGTGACCGGCGCGTTCGACCAGGCCATCGAGGCGCTCGACCGGGCGGTGGCGCTCGACCCCGACGACGCCTACGCCATCGGGACCCGGGGCCAGGTGCGCCTCGCCACGGAGCGCCACGACGACGCGATCGACGACCTGGAACGGGCGTCGGCGCTCCAGCCGGGCGCCGAGTGGATCCGTTACTCGGCCGGCGAGGCCTACTACGTCCGGGCCCGCGACGAGGATTTCGAGCGGGCGCTGGCCCACCTCGGCGTCGCGCACGAGCTGGATCCCACCAACGTCCGCACGCTGGCGCTCATCGGCTACGCACACTGGCACCGCCGCGGTGCCGACCCGGGCGCGATGCAGGCGGCCGAAGACGCGCTCCGCGAGGCCTACGGGATCCGGCCCGACGACCCCAACCTCTCCTACGACTTCGGCCTGGTGCTGTTCGACGCCGGCCGCTACGAGGAGGCGCTGGAGCGCGCCGAGCAGGCCTACGCGGAGCTGCCCGACGATCCCAACGTGCGGCTGCTGCGCGGCCAGGCGCTGCGGGCAACGGGCGAGTTCGAACGCGCCATCCCCGACCTGGAGGCCGCGGTGAGCGCGCTGCCGGAGCTGGGCGAGGCGCACGGCGCGCTCGGCGAGACCTACCGGGTGGTCGGCCGCAACGACGAGGCCCTGGTCGAGCTCGGCCGCGCCGCTTCCATCGACCCCGCCGACGGCTGGTCGCTGGCCAGCCTGGGCGCGACCCGGCAGGCCCTGGGCGACAGCCCGGCCGCCCTCGCCGACCTGCGCCGCTCGCTCGACCTGGGCGCGGAGCCCGGTTTCGCGGTCTGGTGGCTGTGTGAGGCGCTGAGCGCCACGGCCGACATCGAGGCCGTGGTCACCGAGGTCGCCGAGCAGGCGGCGCGCCACCCCGACAACGCCAAGGTCCAGGAGGTGTACGCCGACGTGCTCCAGAACGCCGGCCGGCACGCCGAGGCGGTCGAGGTGATCGAGCGCGCGCTGGCCGCCGAACCCAACCACGTCGGCCTGCTGCGTTCACTGGGCTGGGCGCAGTTCGCGCTGGGTGACCCGGCCCGAGCGACGGAGGCGCTGGAGCGGGCGGTCGAGGCGTGGCCGGACGCGACCACCATCACCGACCTGGCCACCATCCGGGCGCGCGGCGACGACGTGGGAGAAGCGCTGCGCACGATCGACCGGGGCCTGGCCGTGGAGCGCACCTCGGTGCTGCTCCGGCTGCGCTGTGACGTCTTCGCCGGGCTGGCCGACTGGCCCGCCGCACACGCCGCGGCGGTCGAGGCGGTGGCCGTCGAGCCGGTCGACGCCTACGCCTACTGGGGTCTCGGGCGGGCGCTGCGCTACCTCGGCCGGCTACCGGAGGCCCTCGAGGCGTTCCAGACCATGCGCGAGCGGGTGCCCGACAACCCGATGGGCCCGCAGGGCGCCGGCGACGTGCTGTGGTCGATCGGGCAGCGGGCCGAGGCGGCCCCGGCCTACCAGGAGGCGATCGACCTCTACGAGCGGTTCGGCGCCGACCAGTCGTGGTCGCGGCACGGCGTCGGCTGGTGCCAGCACCGGCTCGGCCGCTACGCCGAGGCGGCCGAGACCTACCAACTGGCGCTGCCGGCCAGCGACGAGCGCTCGCCGCTGCTGTTCGACATCGGGCTCAACCTGCTGGCGTCGGGCGAGACCGTGCGCGCCGCCGACGCGTACGCCCAAGGTTTCGGTGTTCTGCCCGCGGTGCCGCGGACCCGGGTGCTGGGCATGCTGGTGGCCGCCGACGAAGACCTGCGTGTCTCGGTCGCGGCCGGCATCATCGAAGACACGGCCCAGGTCACCGACGTGCGCGAGCGCCTGGCGAAGGAACTCGAAGCCCGGCGCTAG
- a CDS encoding 3-hydroxyacyl-CoA dehydrogenase family protein, protein MSREINTVGVVGLGTMGAGIVEVFARSGIDVVAVEITDAALERGQSTMVGSIDRAVAKGKLTAAERDEIFARIGFAVGLGALHDVDLVIEAVPEQLALKQGIFAELDRVCKPDAILATNTSSLSVTEISVATTRPNAVIGVHFFNPAPVMKLVEIVRTVVTAPDVVADVEALCARLGKTDVTINDRAGFIANALLFGYLNQAVSMLEAHYATREDIDAAMRLGCGLPMGPLALMDLIGIDTAYEILDTMYRRGGRDRRHAPVPLIKQMVTAGLLGRKTGRGFYTYEGPGSPKVVPDELTAPASAVALEDSRAIATIGVVGSGTMAPGIIEVVARAGFDVVSVTRGAEKSAAVAGTVEASLAKAVARGKLTEADQAAALARITWSSRLDDLDDVDLVIESVVEEISVKKAVFAALDEICKPGVVLATTTSSLPVIEIAMATQRPADVIGLHLFNPAPVMKLVEIVRTIRTSPETTAAVAALVEALGKTGVHCADRSGFIVNALLFPYLNDAVRMLEASYATADDIDHAMKLGCGYPMGPFELLDTVGLDVALAIQRELYLELREPGFAPAPLLEHLVTAGYVGRKAGRGFRDHTH, encoded by the coding sequence GTGTCGCGGGAGATCAACACCGTCGGAGTTGTCGGGCTCGGCACGATGGGCGCCGGAATCGTCGAGGTCTTCGCCCGCAGCGGCATCGACGTGGTCGCGGTGGAGATCACCGACGCGGCCCTGGAGCGGGGCCAGTCGACCATGGTCGGCTCGATCGACCGGGCCGTGGCGAAGGGCAAGCTCACCGCCGCCGAGCGCGACGAGATCTTCGCGCGGATCGGCTTCGCCGTCGGCCTCGGCGCCCTGCACGACGTCGACCTGGTGATCGAGGCGGTGCCCGAGCAGCTCGCGCTGAAGCAGGGGATCTTCGCCGAGCTCGACCGGGTCTGCAAGCCCGACGCGATCCTGGCCACCAACACCTCCTCGCTGTCGGTCACCGAGATCTCGGTCGCCACGACCCGGCCCAACGCGGTCATCGGCGTGCACTTCTTCAACCCGGCGCCGGTGATGAAGCTGGTCGAGATCGTGCGCACCGTGGTCACCGCCCCCGACGTGGTCGCCGACGTCGAGGCCCTGTGCGCCCGGCTCGGCAAGACCGACGTCACGATCAACGACCGGGCCGGCTTCATCGCCAACGCGCTGCTCTTCGGCTATCTCAACCAGGCCGTGTCGATGCTGGAGGCGCACTACGCGACCCGGGAAGACATCGACGCGGCGATGCGACTCGGCTGCGGGCTGCCGATGGGTCCGCTCGCGCTGATGGACCTGATCGGGATCGACACGGCGTACGAGATCCTCGACACGATGTATCGCCGGGGCGGCCGAGACCGCCGGCACGCGCCGGTGCCGTTGATCAAGCAGATGGTCACGGCCGGCCTGCTCGGCCGCAAGACCGGGCGGGGCTTCTACACCTACGAGGGGCCGGGCTCGCCCAAGGTCGTGCCCGACGAGCTGACCGCGCCAGCGTCGGCGGTCGCTCTGGAGGATAGCCGCGCGATCGCCACGATCGGCGTGGTCGGCTCGGGCACGATGGCGCCGGGGATCATCGAGGTGGTGGCCCGGGCCGGGTTCGACGTGGTCTCGGTCACCCGGGGCGCGGAGAAGTCGGCGGCGGTCGCCGGCACGGTCGAGGCTTCCCTGGCCAAGGCGGTCGCCCGGGGCAAGCTGACCGAGGCCGACCAGGCCGCCGCGCTGGCTCGGATCACGTGGTCGAGCCGGCTCGACGACCTCGACGATGTCGACCTGGTGATCGAGTCGGTGGTCGAGGAGATCTCGGTCAAGAAGGCGGTCTTCGCCGCCCTCGACGAGATCTGCAAGCCCGGCGTCGTGCTCGCCACGACCACCTCGTCGCTGCCGGTGATCGAGATCGCGATGGCCACCCAGCGCCCCGCCGACGTGATCGGCCTGCACCTCTTCAACCCGGCGCCGGTGATGAAGCTCGTCGAGATCGTGCGCACCATCCGCACCTCGCCGGAGACCACCGCGGCCGTGGCGGCCCTGGTCGAGGCGCTGGGCAAGACCGGGGTGCACTGCGCCGATCGGTCCGGCTTCATCGTCAACGCGCTGCTGTTCCCCTACCTCAACGACGCGGTCCGGATGCTCGAGGCGTCCTACGCGACCGCCGACGACATCGACCACGCGATGAAGCTCGGCTGCGGCTACCCGATGGGCCCGTTCGAGCTCCTCGACACCGTCGGCCTCGACGTGGCCCTGGCCATCCAGCGCGAGCTCTATCTGGAGCTGCGCGAGCCCGGCTTCGCCCCCGCGCCACTGCTGGAGCACCTGGTGACGGCGGGCTACGTGGGTCGCAAGGCAGGCCGTGGGTTCCGCGACCACACTCACTAA
- a CDS encoding serine hydrolase domain-containing protein encodes MAESQALALVNSWPVDTVAVTVVNKAGVLARTGPETALPWASVTKPLTALTVLAAVDDGLVSLDDPAGPPGSTVRHLLAHASGLNMSDDQVMGKPGQRRIYSNRGFEVLADHVADRAEGSFADLMIDLVLDQLDMPDTVLEGSAASKVTGPVGDLATLARELLNPTIAPALTREASQVAFPGLSGVLPGYGRQDPNDWGLGFEVRADKSPHWTGANNSPATFGHFGQTGTFLWVDPVAGLACACLTDRAFGDWAIPLWPALSDAVLAEFAQRP; translated from the coding sequence GTGGCCGAATCGCAAGCGCTCGCCCTGGTCAACTCCTGGCCGGTGGACACCGTCGCCGTCACCGTGGTCAACAAGGCCGGCGTGCTGGCCCGCACGGGGCCGGAGACCGCGCTGCCCTGGGCCTCGGTCACCAAGCCGCTGACCGCGTTGACCGTGCTGGCCGCCGTCGACGACGGGCTGGTCTCGCTCGACGACCCGGCCGGCCCGCCCGGCTCCACCGTGCGCCACCTGCTGGCACACGCCTCGGGCCTCAACATGAGCGACGACCAGGTGATGGGCAAGCCCGGCCAGCGCCGGATCTACTCCAACCGTGGGTTCGAGGTGCTCGCGGACCACGTCGCGGATCGGGCCGAGGGCAGCTTCGCCGATCTGATGATCGACCTGGTCCTCGACCAGCTCGACATGCCCGACACGGTGCTCGAGGGATCGGCTGCGTCGAAGGTGACCGGCCCGGTCGGCGACCTGGCGACGCTGGCCCGCGAGTTGCTCAACCCGACGATCGCGCCGGCGCTGACCCGCGAGGCGAGCCAGGTGGCGTTCCCCGGCCTATCCGGCGTGCTGCCCGGCTATGGCCGGCAGGACCCCAACGACTGGGGCCTCGGCTTCGAGGTCCGGGCCGACAAGAGCCCGCACTGGACGGGCGCCAACAACTCGCCCGCGACCTTCGGGCACTTCGGACAGACGGGCACGTTCCTCTGGGTCGACCCGGTGGCCGGCCTGGCCTGCGCCTGCCTCACCGACCGCGCCTTCGGCGACTGGGCGATCCCCCTCTGGCCGGCCCTCTCCGACGCGGTGCTGGCGGAGTTCGCTCAGCGGCCGTAG
- a CDS encoding DUF4126 domain-containing protein: protein MLEALTGAGLATSAGLNAYIPLLAIGVLSRYTDIVALPAGWGWLGNGWVILILGVLLAIEVVADKVPVLDSANDIVQTVVRPTAGGLAFGAGTSSSTTVSDPGSFFGSHQWVPVAVGVLLALGVHGIKATARPVINVGTAGFGAPIVSTLEDIASVAMSLVALVLPVLIVVFLVGLVVLFVWALRRRGARKRRRAMA from the coding sequence GTGCTGGAAGCCCTCACCGGCGCGGGCCTCGCGACCTCGGCCGGCCTCAACGCCTACATCCCGCTGCTCGCCATCGGGGTGCTGTCCCGCTACACCGACATCGTGGCGCTGCCCGCCGGCTGGGGCTGGCTCGGCAACGGCTGGGTGATCCTGATCCTCGGCGTGCTGCTCGCGATCGAGGTCGTCGCCGACAAGGTGCCCGTCCTCGACTCGGCCAACGACATCGTGCAGACGGTGGTCCGGCCGACCGCGGGCGGTCTCGCGTTCGGCGCCGGCACGTCCTCCTCCACGACCGTGTCCGACCCGGGCAGCTTCTTCGGGTCACACCAGTGGGTGCCGGTCGCCGTCGGGGTGCTGCTGGCACTCGGCGTGCACGGCATCAAGGCGACCGCGCGGCCGGTGATCAACGTCGGCACGGCCGGCTTCGGCGCACCGATCGTGAGCACGCTGGAAGACATCGCGAGCGTGGCGATGTCGCTCGTGGCGCTCGTACTCCCGGTGCTGATCGTGGTGTTCCTGGTCGGGTTGGTCGTGCTTTTCGTCTGGGCGCTGCGGCGGCGGGGCGCCCGCAAACGCCGGCGTGCCATGGCCTGA